From Bicyclus anynana chromosome 7, ilBicAnyn1.1, whole genome shotgun sequence, the proteins below share one genomic window:
- the LOC112048045 gene encoding zinc finger protein 43 — MVEPGRVNMSTCRICLSNKRPLCPLFRYELSGNYAEMLTAIANVKVASNDGLPEKICNKCCTSLEKAYLLKTVAERSDRELRKLRVRASKNVATKKIAFDSFTDIKSEIGPLVIKNEPKWEMEIDTSRQTNIETVEAKDIVIADTVIRKVETNESKSNNNLDTDNDFFDDDVYFDDDDDDYVPPTEKLKTKFKKPKLSEIKVFKGKKPIVRKVKVIKQYKQEPYDEPSAIVIDDKKSTTITCYPIMKNGAKGPAILLRRPKDATILKVHPNYKNRGASKSEYRGIKRENIRRVKTSKPITKEREKLVCPVCGILTYTLGNHIATHEEKKKYTCTECPRSFVQKSNLLIHMKQHSGIKDHICEICGAGFYTQKSLVRHNLIHKGERPYQCNLCSKKFIARCDLNRHLRIHAGYKPYKCATCAMSFNAKHQLQNHERMHTGERPYTCEVCSVAFSYKVNLNNHVFKVHGINLKFKSIHTVTEDILRKELGLMTEAGEAIAHIMPQLSDVPTPGAHETVHHTTDYNS, encoded by the exons atggtAGAACCTGGCAGAGTTAACATGTCAACTTGTCGGATATGTTTGTCGAACAAGAGACCACTGTGCCCCCTTTTCAGATACGAATTATCTGGAAACTATGCAGAAATGCTTACTGCAATTGCAAACGTTAAG GTTGCGTCAAACGATGGTCTACCAGAAAAGATTTGCAACAAATGTTGTACATCATTAGAAAAGGCCTATCTTCTCAAAACTGTTGCAGAAAG ATCAGATCGTGAGCTTAGAAAACTACGTGTGCGAGCTAGCAAAAATGTGGCAACTAAAAAGATTGCCTTTGATTCATTCACTGATATAAAAAGTGAAATAGGACCGCTGGTTATAAAAAATGAACCAAAAtgggaaatggaaatagatacgtccagacagacaaacattgaAACTGTGGAAGCTAAAGACATAGTCATTGCTGACACTGTTATAAGAAAGGTAGAAACAAATGAATCAAAAAGCAATAACAATTTAGATACTGAT aatgACTTTTTTGATGACGATGTATAttttgatgacgatgatgatgattatgtgcCACCAACAGAGAAACTTAAAACCAAGTTCAAGAAACCAAAATTGTCTGAGATTAAGGTTTTCAAGGGCAAGAAACCAATTGTAAGAAAAGTGAAAGTTATAAAACAATACAAGCAAGAACCATATGATGAACCTAGCGCTATTGTTATTGATGACAAAAAATCAACCACTATAACATGTT ATCCAATAATGAAAAACGGTGCAAAAGGCCCAGCGATCCTGCTGAGAAGACCAAAAGATGCAACAATATTAAAAGTCCATCCAAATTACAAAAACCGGGGTGCATCAAAATCTGAATACAGAGGAATCAAACGTGAGAACATAAGAAGAGTGAAAACCTCAAAACCTATAACAAAGGAAAGAGAAAAGCTTGTCTGTCCTGTGTGTGGTATATTGACATATACTCTTGGAAACCATATAGCTACTCATGAAG aAAAGAAGAAATACACCTGTACTGAATGCCCAAGATCATTTGTACAAAAAAGTAATTTGCTGATTCACATGAAGCAACATTCAGGAATCAAAGATCATATTTGTGAAATCTGTGGTGCAGGATTTTATACACAGAAGTCTttagttag GCATAACCTCATCCACAAAGGAGAGCGTCCGTATCAGTGCAACTTATGTTCGAAGAAATTTATTGCA CGGTGTGATCTGAACCGCCACCTGCGCATCCACGCCGGCTACAAGCCGTACAAGTGCGCCACCTGCGCGATGTCCTTCAACGCGAAGCACCAGCTGCAGAACCACGAGCGGATGCACACCGGAGAGCGACCCTACACTTGTGAA gtgTGCAGCGTAGCCTTCAGTTACAAAGTGAACCTTAACAACCACGTATTTAAAGTGCACGGCATCAACTTGAAGTTCAAATCGATACACACAGTGACGGAGGACATCCTGCGCAAGGAGTTGGGCCTGATGACGGAGGCCGGGGAGGCCATCGCCCACATCATGCCGCAGCTGAGCGACGTGCCCACGCCCGGCGCTCACGAGACCGTGCACCACACCACGGACTATAACTCTTGA
- the LOC112048046 gene encoding zinc finger imprinted 3: MNKMCRICLESKRNLCSIFETDQGLSYALMITLITGIKVIKEHNDVICLCCRRKLSNFYEFKLLIERSDLELNKHSKVFKFNTIDDIKVEFLPKINNKEPSDASDYNSLFQNENDCIYYNNTLIKRLNEDEKKNIPIEDLLNTIKTEGLEDNDYDDYLFDAKKDKEYNSKRKKKRQKTFKIDKTSSETKGQPFKDMKNIPIKPIILNDVRLLRTSTQYGLKKEKAKCLSNRKDALCPFCGKICKSLRSHILIHIGEKKFKCHQCPKSFYTKTTLQYHINKSHSTISETFKCEHCISTFSTKGSVMRHMAVHMEYKQFSCTICKKEFKWKAAMKQHMLIHDMAARSIPCNMCNMLFTSQSNLKAHSRVHTGERPYKCELCSQPYSYKRDFNRHCFKKHGIIIDRRQVYVMNDEVLKREKTLMKDLMLSLHGIPTASEPMDSFQGPQKALAFAKAVKVMQNGQIPIDVHL, encoded by the exons GTAATTAAAGAACATAATGATGTAATATGCTTGTGCTGTCGCAGAAAACTTAGCAATTTCTATGAGTTTAAACTGCTTATTGAAAG ATCTGATCtagaattaaataaacattcaaaGGTATTTAAGTTTAACACAATAGATGATATCAAAGTGGAATTCCTccccaaaataaataataaggagCCCAGTGATGCTTCAGATTACAATTCATTgtttcaaaatgaaaatgattgtatttattacaataacacATTGATTAAAAGATTGAATGAagatgaaaagaaaaatataccaATAGAAGACTTATTGAACACAATAAAGACTGAAGGTTTGGAAGATAATGATTAT gatgATTATTTATTCGATGCAAAAAAAGATAAAGAATATAACAGTAAGAGAAAGAAGAAAAGACAGAAAacgtttaaaattgacaaaacaTCAA gTGAAACTAAAGGACAGCCATTTaaagatatgaaaaatattcCTATCAAACCTATTATCTTAAACGATGTTAGGTTGCTAAGAACTAGTACAcaatatggtttaaaaaaagagAAAGCCAAGTGTTTATCTAACAGGAAAGATGCATTATGTCCCTTTTGTGGCAAGATTTGTAAAAGTCTGAGATCGCATATTTTGATTCATATAG GTGAGAAGAAATTCAAATGTCACCAGTGTCCTAAATCATTTTACACCAAGACGACTCTGCAGTATCACATAAATAAATCGCATTCAACAATAAGCGAGACATTCAAATGTGAACATTGTATATCAACATTTTCTACAAAAGGATCTGTTATGAg GCATATGGCGGTACATATGGAGTACAAACAGTTTTCCTGTACAATAtgcaaaaaagaatttaaatgg aaggCTGCAATGAAGCAGCATATGCTCATTCACGACATGGCGGCGAGATCAATTCCATGCAATATGTGTAATATGCTGTTTACCAGCCAGAGCAACTTGAAAGCTCATTCTAGAGTCCATACCGGGGAACGTCCGTATAAATGTGAG CTTTGCTCACAACCATACAGTTACAAACGCGACTTCAATAGACACTGTTTCAAAAAACATGGTATAATAATAGACCGGAGGCAGGTTTACGTGATGAACGACGAAGTACTGAAGCGAGAGAAGACTTTGATGAAGGACTTGATGTTAAGTTTGCACGGTATACCGACGGCGAGCGAGCCCATGGATTCGTTCCAGGGACCGCAAAAGGCGCTGGCTTTCGCTAAAGCTGTCAAAGTCATGCAAAATGGTCAAATACCAATAGATGTTCATTTGTGA
- the LOC112048049 gene encoding prothoracicotropic hormone-like, whose protein sequence is MTKFSIGVIALLLSTQLMTPTMAFKKRSNTDEYMVENQRMRQNYFLQRALNNDIDRNKVGVSYDEPLNPNSDPEELPALIVDYANMIRNDIILLDNSIETRTRKRGNVIEKHNQNGLAEEEPCICESESKEPMFLDNDHFPRSIETRKCNTNLCPSPYKCHPRVHNITVLKRLRRISENDVQSEEYLPEDIARHWVAIKKPVVVGCFCLKNFNDRS, encoded by the exons ATG ACTAAGTTCTCCATCGGTGTAATCGCGCTGCTGCTGTCCACGCAACTGATGACTCCGACTATGGCGTTCAAAAAGAGATCCAATACGGACGAGTACATGGTAGAGAATCAAAGGATGcgacaaaattactttttacaGAGAGCTCTGAATAACGACATAGATAGAAACAAAGTGGGCGTATCGTACGACGAACCGCTCAACCCCAACTCTGATCCTGAAGAATTACCGGCACTTATTGTGGATTATGCTAATATGATACGCAACGATATTATATTGTTAGACAATTCTATTGAAACGCGTACCAGGAAAAGGGGAAATGTTATTGAAAAACACAAT caAAATGGACTTGCCGAAGAAGAACCGTGTATTTGCGAATCAGAATCT aaagagCCCATGTTCCTGGATAACGACCATTTTCCTCGTTCAATTGAGACCAGAAAATGCAACACCAACCTCTGCCCGTCACCGTACAAATGCCATCCTCGAGTACATAAT ATAACGGTGTTGAAACGGCTCAGACGCATCTCCGAAAATGATGTGCAGTCCGAAGAGTATCTACCGGAAGACATCGCAAGGCACTGGGTAGCGATCAAGAAGCCTGTGGTCGTTGGCTGTTTTTGCTTGAAAAATTTCAATGACAGAAGTTAA